The DNA region GAACAAAAAGAAGATGGTTCAGAGTATACTGGAGGAACAGAATACTCTGCTGAATTTACTGCTTATTGTCCTAGAAAATCTGAGGGTGGAGATAAAGATTGTAGAGGTAAAAAACTAGATCCTTCTAAAAAAACATGTGCTGCTCCTATGGTTGGAACATATGAAAAATCTTACTATACAAAAGATTTCTTAAACAAACATCCTCTTATGAGATATGGAGATGAAATACAATTGGTTACAGGTGTTTCAAGTCGAGATGGAACGTATAAGGTAAATGATAATGGGCCTGCAATAATTATAGAAAAGGATGGAACATATCATATAGATATTTTATTTGGAAATGTTGAAGAAGCCAATAACTTTGGAAGAAGAAAAGGGAAGATTATAATTGGTGGTTATTCTGGAAACGTGACAGAAAAAGCAAAAACAGTAATTTCAGAAGCAAGAAAACATCTTGGAAAGCCATACAAATGGGGTGGGAATGGACCAAGTAGCTTTGATTGTTCTGGACTAATGGTATATTGCTTTAAGAAGGTTAATGTTAATTTACCAAGAACCTCAAGTCAGCAATCTAAGGTAGGTAAGAAAGTAGAGAAAAATAATTTACAGGCAGGAGATTTGGTATTTTTCCATAATCCAGTCAGCCATGTTGGACTATATGTAGGTAATGGAGAATTTTTACATGCGCCACAAACAGGAGATGTAGTCAAAATAAGTAAATTAAGTAATAGAAAAGATTTTAATACAGCTAGAAGAGTTTTGTAAAAGAGGTGATATCGTGGCAGATCCAATCAATGAATTTATAGGAATAATGAGACAAGAAGGTAAATTTCATAATGAACCTTCTTTTTTTATTGGAAAAATTAAAAGTAAATTACCAGATTTAAAAATAGAGATAAATAACATCATATTAGAAAAAGAAGATATCTTGGTAGATAGTTGGATGCTTGATAGACAGATAGAGTTATTTGATACAGAAACAAGTCAAGAACATAAACATGAAATAAAAAATCCCTTTATAGATACTTTTGAATCTGGAAACACAGTAATAATGTTTAAAATAGGTGAAAAATTTGCTGTTGTAAGTAAATTGGTGAGTCTAGATGAATAATACTATATTCCCTTTCATGGGTGTTCCAGAAGATTATATTTCTCCAGACAATGAAGAATTACCTATTTTTAAAGAATTTGCTTGGGATTTTGATAAAGATGAAAAGGTAATTGAAAATGGAGACTTTAAAATAGTTGAAAGAAATGAAGCAATTAAAGTATGGATTTACAAAACAATAAAAACAGATAAGTATGTTTATTTAATATATGATTGGGATTATGGAACAGATATAAAAAATCTAATAGGGCAAAAGTATACTAAAGGTCTTACTGAAAGTGAGGCAAAAAGGTATATACAAGAAGCTCTATTAACTAATCCATATATATTAGAAGTCAATGTAACAAATGCAGAATTTAAAGATGATAATTTATCTATAAGTTTAAATGTAAAAACAATTTATGGAGAGGAGGAGATTACTTTTGTATAGTGGCCAATCATTTAGTACCTTAAATAATAGAACTTTAAATAACATAAATCTCCCTCTTTATAAAAACCAAGGATCTTCTCTTTATAATATAGTTTCTCCAATAAATTCAGAACTTGCACAATTATATATAGAACTTTCTTATATACATAAGAGAGTTTTTATTCAAGATAACTTTGACGATTTTCTTGATAGAAGAGTCAATGAATTTGGTGTATATAGAAAGTTAGGCACAGAAGCAATAGGTGAGGTAATATTTGAGGGCAAAATAGGAACTAAAATACCAAATGGAACAATAGTATCTCATAGTGATTTACTATTTGTAGTTATTAAAGATGTTACAATAGATGAAGATAGTAAGTTAAATGTAAGCCTTATACAGGCTTTAGAGGTTGGCATTAAGTATAATTTATCAGCTAACACAGAATTTAAACTTATAGAAGAAATAAATGGAGTAACTAAAATTTATAATGAACTTGACCTAAAAGGTGGAACAGAAATAGAAACTGATGAAGAATTAAAAGAAAGGTTCTATAAAATACAAAAAAATCAAGCGACAAGTGGAAATAAAGCACATTACCAGTCTTGGGCTTTAGAGGTTGAAGGTGTTTATAACGCAAAAGTAATTCCTCGTTGGGATGGACCAGGTACAATTAAGATTCTAATTTATGGTCAAAATAATCAATCAGTTGATAATGAAGTATTGCAAAGATGTATTGAACATATAGAAGAAGAAAAACCTATTGGACCTACTATTACAATTGTTACACCAAGTACTTTTGATATTAATATTAGTGCAACTTTAACACTTGAAAATGGATATGATATTGAATCTATAAAAGTTGTGTTTTTAGATATTATAAATTCTTATTTAATAGAAAATTCAAGAGAGATTATTTATATAAAAATAATGAGTTTGTTAGCAAGCATAGAAGGTGTTCATGATATAAAAAATCTCCTTGTAAATGATGATGTTAAAAACATAATAGTTGATGAAGAAAAAGCTCCTGCTGTTTCAAGTGCTATATTTGATATCGAGGTGAGTTAAATTGAAGTTAATTGATTACCTGCCAAGTTTTGCAAACAATGAAATTGACATACAAATCCAAGAAGCACTTGAAAATGAACTTTTAACGCTAATTGATGAAAAAGATGATTTATTAGAACAGTTTTTTATAGATACAGCAACTTGGGGACTTGATGATTGGGAGAACCTTTTAAGCATAAAAGTAAATTATAAGTTAGACTTCGATACTAGAAGAAGCAATATAAAAGCAAAGATGAGAGGTAAGGGTACAACAACAATAGAGGTTATAAAAGCTATCTCGGAAGCTTACACAAAGACCAATGTTGATGTAGAAGTATTTAGTAATCTATTTAGTTTTACACTTAGTTTTATAACAAATGATTGTAGTTATAACACTATTTTAGAGTTAGATAAGAAAATAGAAGAAATAAAACCTGCACACCTTGAACATAAATTTGAAATGATTTTATTTAATGAAAATGGACTTTATGCAGGAGCAATGAGCAGTACAGGAGAAACAGTTACTATATACCCTTATACACCTAAAAATATAGAATGTTTTGGAGAAATAATACTAGCTAGTGGAAACAATAAAAGTGCTGAAAGGGTAACATTATACCCACAGGAGGTGATATAATTGGCACAAGCACAATATTATACATTACTTACAGAAATAGGCAAGGCGGCTATAGCAAACGCTACAGCACTTGGAACTAGAGTGGATTTTGCAAAAATAAAAGTTGGGGATGGTGGTGGAAGTGCATATATTCCAACAGAAACTCAAACAGAACTCAAAAATGTAGTGTGGGAAAGCACATTAGAGCATGTTCAAGCAGACGAAAAAAATCCTAATTGGGTAGTTATCCAAAAAACTATAACTGGAGATACTGGAAGCTTTACAATTAGGGAGATTGGAGTATTCGACTCTAAAGACCAACTTCTCGCAGTATCTAGCTATCCCGAAACTTATAAACCTGCTCCAGATTCGGGAACAGTAAAAGAAATATTAATTAAAATTATATTAGCTGTGTCTAATACAGCAAGTATAAATTTAAAAATAGACCCAACTGTTGTGCTAGCAACATTAAGAGATATACAAGATTTAGACGCTAAAATTGATACAACTAAAACAGAATTAACAAGCAACATAGAAACTACTAAAACAGAGTTAAACACTAAAATAGGGGATACAACACAACTTACTACAACAGATAAAACAAATATAGTTAGTGCATTAAATGAGGTAAAAAGCAGTGTAGACAGCATAGAAACAACAGCAGAGAAAACAAGTATAAAAGATACAGATAACTTATTTTCAAGTGGTAATGTAGAGGGAGCATTAAAAGAAGTGATGCAAGAAGTAAAAGGTAATAGAAGTAGTATTATATCAACAGTAAATAATAATTTGATACCAATGTAGAAAGGAAGGTGAAATTAGTATGTCTACAACTGTTTTAGAAAGAACTGTCAAAAGAAGACGTGGTTATTATCGTATGACAGATATTCATGCTTCACGTCTTACTTATAACGACGGAAGTCCTTATTATACTGACTTTGTTGCTTATTATACTTTAGACCAATATGAAAGAGTTTCTATATCTGCAACTAAAAAATTTGTAGCTTATTCAACTAGGGCTTGTCAGATAATAAATGGCAGAGAAGTTGATATTAGTAGGAATTTTACTCAAGAAACAACTGTTCAGTTTGTACCCGACCCTACTATTTTTATAAGTAACGATTTAGGTGTGATTGGTAATGCGTGTAGTATAAATTATAGAATATCAGATAGTGATTCTAGTGTTAGATTTAAAATAATCGAAAAAATAAATGGTGTTAAAATAGCTGAAAAAAATAATGTTGTTGATGGAAACTATGAATTAATTATTACAGATGAACTCTTATCTGAGTTGGCATTTAACTCTGTAAATAATATAACTATTGAACTCGATAATGGTTATGGTGGAATATTCTTAGATAAAACTGTTACATTTACAAAAGGTAATACTAAACCAAAATTAAATATAACTTCTTATAACTCCACTTCTGCAACATTTACAGCAATAGATACAGATAATAATTTATCTAAAATAGAGTGGTTTATAGATGATGTATTAAAGGAAATAATAACAACAGATTTAACAACAGAGAAAACAATAAACTATGAACTTGCAGACAATGCAATACACACATTAAAAATAGTTGCTACAGATTCAGAAAATGCAACAGCAGAAAAAGTGCTAAGTATAAGCAAAGAGATAATGCCACTTCAATCTGATGCTAGTTTAAGTGATATATCAACTAAGTTGATAGAGATTGGAGAAGGGTTTAGAAATGGTAAAACAAGTATTATAAATACTTTAGCATTAAAGAATATAGAAGCAAGTTTGAATAACACACTTGTTGAGTTATCAGAGAAAATAAAGCAGTCTTTTGATAGTGGAGACGCTAGTTTACAGGATTTGATGAATCAGTTAACACAAGCTAATAATACTATATCGCAATTAAACTCTAAATATAAAGTTGCTAGTGGAACAGTCACTTCTTTTGCGGATAGTGCTAAAATTGCTTATCCATATCTAACCGACAGAACTTTTAAACCTGGTACTTGGGTTAAAATTAGTAATTTAGATTTTAAGCCTAACATTTTCTTTGCTGATTTTGATTACTATGATACTGAATATAAAAATAATTATAAACTTTTCCTTTTTGCTTGTCGTGGTGTCGCTACACAAAGAGGTGTTGATTTTTCAAGCGTTACAGCTTTTATTAGAAAAAACAGTGATGAAAATTTTCATGCTAATGGTTGGCTCTATAATAATTCCGAAGGGGATGTTTATTTTAATAATACTGGTGTTCAAATTCCAGCTTATAACTTTGACTCAACTCAAAGACATATTTATAAATGGTATGCTATTAAATTTATTTAAGAAGGAGAAAAAAATATGAATGTTCCAAACAGAGTAATATATGACCAAACAGGCAAAATAATTTTTGAAACAGGTGAGTCCTGTGGGGATGTGTTACCACACAATAAAATAACTGAATTAGATTATATTGATATTCCATATGGAAGTATAGATTATATTAAAAATAGAATTATAGGCATAAATATAGAAACAAAACAACCAATTTTGGAAGAAATACCAGTATATGTAAGTGAAGAAAAAAAGAGAATACAAGAATTAGAAAATCAAGTTTTATTAAATGAAAATGAAAAAGTAGGAGGATTATTATAATGAATATAAATAATGTTGTAGTAAGAATATTAGCAGAGAGGATATTAAACGGAGGATTAAACCCTCTAAAAAATCGAGAATTTGAATTAGATGACGTAACTAACACAGAGTATAGAAAAGCAGTAGAGGATTATATAATTAGAGAAAGTGGAGTAGTAGAAGGAGCAGAACCAACAAAATAGGTTTTTTTTATATAAATTAAAAATAATTTCCTTTTTTAGTTATATATTTTTTATTTTTATCTATAATAAAAAAATTCTATTAAAAGGAGATTAAAAAATGAAGAAAATAATTGTAATTTGCATTCTAGTTCTAATGTTAATTATACCTACTATGGGGGAGATATTTATAATGGTAGAAAATATAAAGCTAGAGGGGCTAGAACAAAACCCAACAAGTTGTTACATTTCTAATCCAGGGATTATGGGAGAAGCAAAATGTGATGCAGCATACTTTATTATAGCTGCAGATTTCGTTAACAATTTAAAGGTAAAATAATAAATTAATACATTTAAAGGACTTAGATAATTCTAGGTCCTTTTTAATACAAAAATTAGGAGGAAATATGAATTTAACAATAGTTTTTTTAGCAACAAATATATTTATAAAATTAGTAATATTAGCAATAGCATTTGATACACTGTTAGGTTGCTTAAGAGCAATAAAAACACATCAGTTTAATTCAAGTTTTGGAATAAATGGAGGAATAAGAAAAGTTGCAATGATAGCATGTATATTTTTTCTAGCAGTAGTTGATATACTTACAAAGTTTAACTTTTTATTTATGTTGCCACAAGATTGGATTGATTTCTTGAGATTAAATCATCTTGGAATATCTGAATTTTTCTCTATTCTATTCATTTTGTATGAAAGTGTAAGTATATTAAAAAATATGTACTTATGTGGATTACCAGTTCCCAAAAAATTAAAGGAGAAAATAGGCAATTTACTAGATACAATGACAGACGAATTAAATATTAAGGGAGGTAATAAATAATGAAAATATGTATTACAGTAGGACACAGTATTTTAAAAAGTGGAGCATGCACTTCTGCTGATGGAGTAATTAACGAGTATCAATACAACAAATCTCTTGCACCAGTATTAGCAGATATATTTAGAAAAGAAGGGCATAAGGTAGATGTAATAATATGTCCCGAAAAGCAATTTAAAACTAAATCAGAAGAAAAGTCATATAAAATACCTAAGATTAATAGTGGAAACTATAACTTACTTATAGAGTTGCATTTAAATTCAAGTGGTGTAGGAGCTTTTGGAACAGAAGTATTTTACTATAGTGAAAAAGGGAAGGAATATGCGCAGAGGGTAGTAGATAAACTGTCTAAACCTTTCATAAGAAAAAAAGGAGATAAAGAAGTAGGTAATAGAGGTGCTAAATTAGATAAAAGTTTATATATCTTAAATAGTTCAAAGCCTACAGCAGTATTAATTGAAAGTTTCTTTTGTGATAATAAAGAAGATTATGAGAAAGCTAAGAAACTAGGTCATGAAGGGATTGCTAAGTTAATTGTAGAAGGTATATTAAATAAAAATATAAATAATGAGGGAGTTAAACAGATGTACAAACATACAATAGTTTATGATGGAGAAGTTGACAAAATCCCTGCAACTGTAGTTGGTTGGGGTTATAATGATGGGAAAATACTGATATGTGATATAAAAGATTACGTACCAGGTCAGACGCAAAATCTTTATGTTGTAGGCGGTGGAGCATGTGAGAAGATAGGTTCTATTACTAAAGAGCATTACACAATGATAAAAGGTAATGATAGATTTGATACACTTTACAAAGCATTAGATTTTATCAAATAATAACTTGTTGTAATATCCAATCAATATAAAATTTATTCAACTTAGGAGGACTTGCAACATGCTTAACATAGAAAAATATAAACTATACAATGGAAACTGTTTAGAAATAATGGATCTAATAGAAGATAAATCAATAGATTTAATTCTATGCGATCTTCCTTATGGCACAACTAATTGTAAATGGGACACAATAATACCTTTCAAATCAATCTGGAATCAATATAATAGAATTATAAAAGATGGTGGAGCTATAGTACTATTTTCAGCACAACCATTTACTACTAGTTTGATAAATTCAAATATTAAAAACTATAAATACAGTTGGTACTGGATTAAAATAAATCTACAGGATTCGCATTTTCTAAATACCAGCCACTTCGAAAAGTAGAAGATATTAATGTATTCTATAAAAAAGCTCCTTTATACAATCCTCAAAACTTAGAAAAATTAGATAAACCTATTACATGTAAAAAGAAAAATAAAAATAAAGATGGAATATATAGACATCATACTTTATCAAAAGAATATGTTCAAGAATATACAAATTATCCTAATAATACATTGTATTTTAATAAAGAAACAAATTGCATCCATCCAACTCAAAAGCCAGTAGATCTTTTAGAATATCTTATAAAAACTTATACAAACGAAAATGAACTTGTTTTGGATAATTGTTTTGGTTCTGGCAGTGTAGGAATAGCTTGTGCAAATATAAATAGAAAGTTTGTTGGAATAGAATTAGATAGCGATTATTTTCTTCAAGGTAAAAATAGAATTGAAAGAGCATACAGAAACAATGCAATTGACAAAAACATAGTAAAATCCTAATATTAGAGAAAGCAAAGGATAATAGATAAAAAAACTATCATCTTTTGCTTTCTTTATTTTTCTATTTCTTTTAATAATCTTATACGTTGCAATTACGCATCTGTTAAATCTAAGATTAAATAAATAAAAAGACTAGAAAATTTTATTATCTTCTAATTCTTTTTATTTAACTTATCACAATAAAAATAAATCATTTTTTAATGACATTTATATGATATTTATCATATTTAGTTTTGAAACATTCTAGCGTTGCTTTTTTTCTGGAATAACTTACCTGTACTATCTTAAATAAAAAAATGCTACTATATTATAAACATTTACAAGGAGTGCATCATGTTAATACAAAGCTTAAAACGTGGCGAATTAATTGTAATGAAAATCTTTTGGAAAAGAAATTCAAGAATATCAAGGAAAGAAATTATTCGCATTTGCAATGAAAAACACAAGTGGCAGAAATCTACGACAAAAATTCTACTTAAAAGACTTGTTAAAAAAAGAGTTCTACTTAAGAGAATTAAAATTTTCCACATATATTACATACCTATAGTTACAGAAAAAGAATATTTCAAATATAAAATAAATGATTTAGAGCCAGATTATTTAGATGGATATTTTATACGATTAATGTCCACTGTGCATAAATTTAAAAATCTAGATGAAGAAGATTAAATATCTCACTTCATCTGCTCTTCACATATTTTAATAGACTTTCAAGCAATAATTGACTTAGCAAATCATGTTTATCATAATGTTTATTCTCATCTGCAAATTTATTAAACATTTCCCACACTGTATTATTTACCCTAATTGTAGTTCTTTTTATAGACTGATCTGGAAGATCTATAGATATATCATTTTCTTTAATGCTATCTATATGACATTTATCATCTTTAGTTTTAAACCATTCTATCACACTTTTTATATTATCAATTTCATTAGATAAATATTTGATATCATCATCAATCTTACTGTTAATGCTATCTATCTGATATTTGTCATCATAACTTTTATTATCTTCTAAAAACCTGTTTCCAACTCTTTTATATCCTTTCTTATTAAGCCACTTCCTTATAGTACTTTCATTTGCCCCTAATTCATCTCCAACTTTTTTAAGACTTTCAAATTCACTTAATTTATTATTAATACAATCAACAACTTCATTAATATTTTTTTCTTTCAAATCACTCCAAGTCATATAAAACCTCCTCAAAAAATAATAGATTACAAATATCATATATTTGTAATCTATTATACATACTATAAACTAAATCCTTTTTTATTTCATCATTTTTTTGTATCCTTTTGCATTTGCAAAAACATGTTTATCTACATCACTCATGACTATTATGCCAGGTATATTCTTTTTAAATGCTTCACCTAACAATTTAGCACCTCCACCCATAACGACAACAGCAGAAGTTGATATTGGGTAATTTAATTTCAATTCATTATATATTTGTTTAAATAATCCAACAGACGCATCTATATTTTTCTTTATATCTTGTTTTTCACCATTTAGGTAAAACCCTTTGTCTATGTAGTCTTGTATTTTTTCTCTTTTTATCTCAACTTTACCCAGAAATCTTTCATCCATTTCAAGAGATTTTTTTATTGCATCATATATATTTATCGTTCCAACATTTACAGAATATGGATCAGTCGCTTTATTCCCTTGTACAAGCGCAATATCTGTTGTCTTTCCACCAATATCAACTAAAACAACATCTCTTCCTGCAATTTGGTCAACTATGTCTTTTGCATAATATAAGTATCCTGTAACTCCCTCTGGAAACACTTGAACAGATCTTATTGTTATATCTCTTTTAGTAGTTTCATTTCCTTTTTCAAATTCAACATGATATTCTTTTCCTTGTAATTTTTCAATCAAATCTTTTCTTAATCCTCCAAATTGCTTCACTGGTAGACCTAATGCTAGATCAATAACTTCATCATCTGTATTTCTGCATATAGCCCCAAGTAAAAGCGGTAAGAAGTTTTCTTTCTCATATTTAACTATATTTATTTCCTCGTCACCTTCGCCTAAATAATATGTTTTATTACCTATTTTAATGCTATCTGAATCTGAACCAAAGTTTTTTACCTCTGTAACTTTACTTTCAAAAATATCATCTGTACTTGTTTTAACTGCATAATTTCCAATATCTATACCTAATTTACTCATTTATGTTATTTCCCCCTTTTATTCTAAACTTCCAAAATCAAAATTGTTAGCTGGATCTTCTATTTCTTTTTTCTGTTCAACTACAGCATTATCCTTTTTTTCATTCATTTTTTCCCAAACGAGTTCTTTTAAATAAGCTGTAGCTGATAATTTCTCATCTAAAAACTTTTCAATTGCTTTTTCTTTATCATTGTTTTTAAATGTTAGAACTATCCTACTCATTCAACCACTTCCTTTTTTGTAAAATATTATAAAATTTATTAATATTTACATATATTTTACCAAATTTCACATAGTAATTCAATAGATTTATAAGATATTTTTTATAATATTTTATAATTTTTTATAAAATTTATCATTTTGTATATAATTAAAAACACACTTTTTATAATTTTGCATAAAAAAAAGAGTGTTTCATATATTTCTAAACACTCTTTTCTACTTTTTATAATTATCTAATTGTAAAAGAAGCTTCAGCTGGACTAGAGAATAATATAATACCTCCTGTACACACACCTTTTCCTTTAAATTTAGCAATATATGAACCCTTTTTTAGCCCTTTGAAACTTACTACACCAGTTTTAGTAGTTCCAGCTAATCTAAAGCCTACAAGTTGAGATGATACAATTTTGCCAGCCTTATATACATTTATTTCTCCTTCAAATCCTAAAATATTTCCAAGCGTAGATGTTACTCTCCAAGATAACTGCCCTCCACTCATTGCTGTTAAATTAGCAGTACCACCTGGAACGACAATAGATTTAGTTGAAGGCGAATCTGAGTTTGGTTGTCCAATTAATTCAACTGTTTGTGAGTTTCCAGTACCTTCATAATCATTTCCATCAGCAAAAGCTGTAAATGGAATCATTACTGCGCAAAGCGTTAGTAATAAAGCAATTGTTTTTTTCATTTGTTTTCCCCCTATTTTTTTATATTATTCTCAATTACAGTTTCCTTTCTTTACGTGCCTTAATAATCATATTGTAATTATGCTCAGCAGTTTCAAATGCTCCTACCAAAGGAGTTATAATTACACTTTCTATTAAGCACAATTCATCATAGTTTAAACTAGCTTCTCCAGCATAGAAATTATTTAACTTATCTAAATCTATTCTAGTTAAAACGGAAACTGATTCCATTGAGAATTTGTAAACATCAATAAGTTTATATAATCCACCTATATAGTTTTTTGCTACTTCATGGTTCTTAAAAAATTCATCTTTTCCTGTATGTAGGTTTACTTCCATAATTCCCTCCATTGTTCTTATATTTTTAACCTTCAAATAATATTTACTTCTTCTTCAAAACAGAATATTCTATCACGGTAGAATATTCTGTTTTTTTCATTCTATCACGATAGAATAATATTTTCAATCATTTTTTCTATTCTATTTTATTTAAATAGAATAGAAAAAAAGAACACTTAATATTTTTCAAGCTAATATATTAAGTGTTCTTTTTATATTTTTACAAGATTATATAAAATTATTCTTTAATCAATTAAAGTGTTTTTCTATTTCTTAATAATAAGAAATGATATAAAATTGTATCATTTTAAAGATTTTGTGATATAATAAAAGCAAGAAGAACTACAATCTATTTAGGCGTAGAGTGGAGTTCATAATAAACGTAGTTTATTTTTTGAATTTAAATATAAATTTAAATTCAACCTGTAAGTCACTCTTTGCACGAGAGTGGCTTTTTGCTTTTTTGAATAGTTCACTGATTAAGTAAACTACCACACTAGCTGTTAAACTAGCTAAAACATTAAACAAAAAGTTATCCATGTAACTCACCTCCCCTCGAATCGTTGGGAGGATAATCTTTTGTACATGAACTCCACTCTATAGATTGTATATTACGCTCTTCTTGCTAAATTTAATTATACCATATTTTGTAATATCAGTTAAGAGTTTGCACTACAATAATCAGAAAGCTTGTTCCACTCACAATCAACCCCTATTATTTTAAGAATATCATTGACTTGGCTATTTAAATCTTTAATATCTGATTTAGACATTAAAGGATCTTTCATTATTTCATTTAGAAAAATACTATCAATGATTAAACATACATTTTCTGATAAATATTCACGTTTTACTGAGATTACTGTTCCAACTGTACTTTCTTTTAGTGTCTTATATGCTACACTCAATATGCATGGTTCTAAATTAATTCCTTCTAGTACTGTTTCAAAGTAATATTTTATTCTTATATTTTCATTTCCAATAAATATTTCTTCATTGCTGCTTATCTTCTTTAATTTTCTCATTATGCCTAACATCTTAGCATTCACTTCATAATTTATTCCATATCTCTTTGATGCCAAACTCGACATTAAGTCTCTTTCTAAATAAATTACCCACTGACCATTATAGGAAAATGATGTTTTAGCGATATCCATTTCTCCTTTTCCAGTAATATTAAATTTAGGCTCTAGTTTATTTATTAAGTAAATCTCATAAAAATCCATAGTATATTTATTATCTAATTCCATATACTCAAGTCTTAAATTCTTATTACACCAATTTTCTTTTTTATTACTTAAATGACTAGCGTGTCTATCACAGATATTCTCTGTTTTCCCAACGTATAAACATTCTTCCGTATCTTGATTAATATATTTATAAACATAATACATTTTTTATTTTCTCCAATTCTTAATTGTCATATTTACAGCCCTTATATATTTCAAATAATTCTTGCCATGTATATCCAACTTCTAGTATGTGAAAAATATCCTCTATTTGTTGGAAAATCTCAGTAATTTTATATTCAAATGTTGGCATTAATTCCATTAAATTAGCCAAAGATCCAATCCTAATCTCTAATGTTATATTTATAAGTATTTTTTTATTTGTTGCTGTATATTCTTTCCATCTGGGATAAACTGAAATCAAAGAACAACTTCCAAAT from Clostridioides difficile ATCC 9689 = DSM 1296 includes:
- a CDS encoding GIY-YIG nuclease family protein, yielding MYYVYKYINQDTEECLYVGKTENICDRHASHLSNKKENWCNKNLRLEYMELDNKYTMDFYEIYLINKLEPKFNITGKGEMDIAKTSFSYNGQWVIYLERDLMSSLASKRYGINYEVNAKMLGIMRKLKKISSNEEIFIGNENIRIKYYFETVLEGINLEPCILSVAYKTLKESTVGTVISVKREYLSENVCLIIDSIFLNEIMKDPLMSKSDIKDLNSQVNDILKIIGVDCEWNKLSDYCSANS